The genomic DNA CCTGGCAAGCGGCGTGTTCAGTATGGCGGTTTTTCTGGCCGTCACCTGGTACATCGTGGGGATAGGGCGTCGTGAGAGCGAGGATGAATATCTCTCAGGTATGACGCTGACCGACAAAGCCGCCGACGTTAACCAGCTGCTGCGCCGGAACGGGGAGTTGTCTGACCTGCGCGTGGGTGACCTGCACATGGTCAGAATGGCGGAGGTCATGAACTTCCTGATGCACGGGACCATCGGGGTGGGTAAGTCGACCCTCATCCGCTGGCTGCTGGATTACATCCGTAAACGCGGTGACCGGGCCATTATTTACGACTCCGGCTGTACCTTCACCGAAACCCACTACAACCCCGATACCGACTTCATTCTTAACGCGCACGACGATCGCTGCGCGAACTGGCAGCTGTGGGGCGAGTGCGTCGATGCCGTTGATTACGACAATATGGCGTCGAGCCTGATCCCCGTGGAAGGTGAATCGGACCCGTTCTGGGTCTCCAGCTCGCGCACCATCTTTGCGGACCTGGCGATTCGGATGTCGGTTGACCCGGACCGCAGTATTGAGAAATTCCTCAAAACCCTGCTGTCACTCAGCATGAAAAGCCTGCGTGAGTATCTGGCTAACACGCCGTCGGCCAACCTGGTTGAGGAGAAAATCGAAAAGACCGCCATCTCCATCCGTTCTGTCGTCACCAACTATGCGAAGTCGCTGCGCTACCTGCAGGGGCTGGATGATGGCGTCAAACCACCGTTCACCATCCGCGAATGGATGACAAAAGAGGAGCATGACAGCAGCTGGCTGTTTATCTCCACTCAGGCCCGGCACCGTAAAAGCGTGCGACCGCTCATTTCCCTGTGGGTGTCACTGGCCACCATGATGCTGCAGAGCATGGGGGAGAACAGCGATCGTCGCGTCTGGTTCATCTACGATGAAATCCCGAGCCTGCAGCGTATTCCTGAGCTGGCAGAAACTCTCGCGGAAGCCCGTAAGTTTGGCGGGTGCTTTGTACTGGGCATGCAGAACATGGCGCAGCTGGTCCACGTCTACGGCCGGGAACTGGCCAAAAGTATTTTCGACCTGATGAACACCCGTATGTACGGTCGCTCCCCGAGCGCCGAGATGGCCAAAGTGGTGGAGGAGGAGCTGGGTAACCAGCGTAAACGCAAAATCCGGGAGCAGAACAGCTACGGTCTGGACCAGGTGCGTGACGGTGTGTCGCTCGGCAAGGATGAGGTCAATAACCCGATAGTGGATTACGAGCAGGTGATGCGCCTGCCCAACCTGAATTTTTACGTGCGCCTGCCGGGTGAGTATCCGGTAGTGCGCCTGAAGCTGAAATACCGTGAGCAGAAGAAGCACCACCCTGGCCTGATAGAGCGCAATATCCACGACGCCCTGAGTCCGGAGCTGGAAAAGGTGATTCAGGCCAATGAACGGGCGGCCTCCGTCGCGGGCCTTGCCTTCCCGACCGGTGATGAGGTGCTGGAGAAAGGCAGTAACAGTGAAACCGCCACCACGATAAACACGCCGGCAACGGTCCGGCAAACGCCTGTGGTGGCAAAACCCGTGACTGCCTCGGCGATATCGCAGAAACCTGCGCCGGCCGTGACCGCCGTGAATAAGCCCGATGAGCCGGTTTTACCGGTTAAACACAGTCCGGTGACACCCCCTGCCACTGAACCTGAAAAAAACAACCTGGTATCGCTTCACAGTATCCGTCAGACCGCGCCTTCCCCGGACAGTGGTCTTCCTGTCGCAGAAACACCTTCTGAGCACGCTGTGTCTTCTGCACCCTCTGAAGCGGCAGCCTCAGTTGTCCCTTCGGTTGCATTACCTGCAGCCCTGCAAAGTCTGCGTAACCGCCCCGTTTCGCCTGAGCCAGCGCCGACGTCCGCCCTTGGCATGCTGCAAAAAGCCCGTCAGCGCCCGGTCAACACGGAAAGCGATCAGCAGGGTGAGGATAATGCCGGCGGGGAATCCATGAATCTCGAGATGCATGTCTCTGAACGGGCAGACGGTGGCCTGAGCATCACGACGGCAGGTCACCCTCCCGAGCCTGAACACGCGGCTGAAACCCATCGTGTCAGCCGGCAACTGGCCCAGGAAGAAGAGAACATTTTACGTCACCGTGAGCCGGACGATCCGGGTTACAGCGATTACGACCAACACTACGATGACAGAGAGCCAGACCTATGATGTCAGTCGCCCCCGTAGCCTCAGCCGGCGGAGCCGCCGGCTACTACAGCAATGCCGATAACTACTATTTCCTCGGGAATCTCCAGAGCCTGTGGCTGGGAGAAGGGGCGAAAGCCCTGGGTCTTGAGGGCAGCGTCCGGGGGGATGACCTCACGGCCGTCCTTGAGGGTCGTCTCCCTGATGGCTCGCGCCTGGGGAAAGAGATTAACGGCAACCACGTTCACCGTCCCGGTCATGATCTGACGTTCTCTGCCCCTAAAAGTGTCTCCATTCTGGGGCTGATTGGCGGGGATAAAGCGATGGTGGAAGCCCATAACCATGCCGTCCGGGTAGCGGCCGGTTATGTGGAGAAGCTTATCTCCGCGCGCGACACGAAAGACGGGGTCACTTCCATTGTTCACACCGACAAAATGGTGGCCGCCGCGTTTACCCACGACACCTCGCGTAATCTCGATCCGCAGCTGCACACCCATTTACTCATCGCCAACATGACTGAGCAGGACGGGAAATGGAAAGCGCTGGCCACCGACTATATCCATAACGCCGGCTTTATCGAGACGGTGATGAAGATGCAGGTCACGCTCGGGAAAATCTACCGCAGCGCCTTGCGCCAGCACGTGGAGGCCCTCGGCCATGAGGTGGAGGAAGTCGGGAAACATGGCATGTGGGAAATTAAAGGCGTCCCGGAGGACGTTCGTGACGAATTTTCCTCCCGGGGCCGCGAAATTCAGGGGGCTATCGGTGCGGAGGCCACACTGCGCAGCCGGGATGTGGCGGCGAAAGATACCCGCCAGGCAAAGGTCGATCCGTCCCGCCTGCGTCTGATGGATCGCTGGCTCAATCAGATGAAAGACAAGGGCTATGATCTCAAAGCCTATCAGGAGAGCGTGGTGCCGCGTGATGCGGGTCCACGCGAAGCGGCGATGCCGCCTGAACGCGTTCCTCCTGCTGCCACGGTTCGTACCGTGCCTGAATCGCTCACCCCGGAGAAGACCCCCCTGACGGTAAAAGCCCCTGAGCCACAGGACGTGTCACCCGAACGGGAAACCGCGAACAACCAGACAGAAGCACAATCGACTGACACTCTGAGTCAGCCGGTTCATGCCGGACCCGGAAAAATGCCGTCAACTGGCACCTCTCTTCGGGAACCGCAGTTGCATACCGACGCCCCCCTGCCGGAGCTGGCTGAAGCTGTGCGTCTGGCCATCTCGCAGTTAAGTGACAGTAAAACCCGCTTTACCTTTGGTGAACTGATGCTGACCGCCGCCGAACTGAGCGACACCCTGCCCGATATGAACCAGGTCCGTCAGGCGATCGACGTCTCGCTTAAGGAGGGCATGATAGTTCCGCTGGACAGTGAGAAAGGCGTGTTTACCTCCCGTATTCATCTGCTGGACGAACTCTCCATTCAGGCCCTGAGTCAGGAACACCTGAAATCCACCGCCGTGGTCAGCTTCACCCGCCCGGAACAGTACGCGCCGCCGGCCCTGTCTGTCGTGGAAAAGGATGCCCTGGTGCTGATGAATGCCCCTTCCGGTGTGGCCGGCATCCGTGACCTGACCGCTCAGCTGACCGGTATTTCACTGGCGCAGGGCCGCGACGTGCAGGTGCTTGCGAGCTCGGCCGAGCGTGCCCTTTCGCTTGAAAAATCCGACGCGCTCCGTGACCGGCTGGTCAGTCGCCAGCATGTCCTCAGCGGGGACTTTCATCTTAAACCCCAGAGCACGCTGATTATCGAAGGGGCGGAACGTCTGGGGCTGAAGGAGACTCTGGTCCTGCTGGGTGAGGCGAGGGCGCAGGATGCGCAGCTGGTTTTTCTCGACAGCGCAGGTCGACAGGCCAATGGCAATGCCATGTCGGTGCTGGAGTCTGCCGGCATTGCCCGGTCACGCCGGACCGAACCTGCACCGGGGCTGGAGGCTGAGGTGGTCAGCATTACGAACAAACGTGACCGTTACGAAGCGCTGGCTATCCGGTATGCCGATTTGAGCGGTGGGGCTGAGAATGTTACCGCTGTGGTGGTCGGGAAGCGCGAGCAAACGCACCTGACCGGGCTTATCCGGGATGCCCTTCAGAATGCCGGGCAGCTGGCACGCGAAGGTGTGGAGATAGAGGCACGCCAGCCGGTCTGGCTTGATACCAAAACCCGCCGCATGTCCGGCTCTTACCGGCCTGGCATGGTGCTTGAGGACCGCAGCGATAAAAAAGAGCGTCATAGCTACGTTATCGATCGCGTCCATGAGGACACCCGTATGCTGTCCCTGATTGACGGCGACGGGGTACTGACCCGCATGAAAATCAGTGAGGTCACCGCCGACTGGCGTCTGTATAACCGTGAAACCCTCAGCGTGGCCACGGGCGAACGTCTGATGTCGGTGGCCGGTGACCGCGAGCACAACCTGAAAGCCAAAGACCGGCTGGAAGTGACGCAGATCAGCGAGAAAGGCATTGAGGTGAAAAGGGGGGATGACATCCTGATGCTGCCGAAAGACCAGCCGCTTTACGTAACGCACGCATACGTCAGCGCCCCGGGTGGGCGCGATAACGACGCGGGCGTGGTGCTGGCTGCCCTCAACAGTCGGGATATTTCCACGCAAACCATGAACTCACTGGCACAGAGCGGCCATCGCGCCGAAGTGTTTACTGCCGAAGACCAGGACAGAGCTGAAGCCCGCCTGCAACGGATGAAAACAAATGCCTCCCCCGTGCAGCTGGTCCGCAGCCTCAGCGGGAAGGAGGATGTGAGCGAGGCAGTGGGCCGTCTCCATGACAGCGTGAGAACAGAGGCCGGGCTTGCCGTATGGCGTGCCATCAATGACCAGCGACATGTCACGTTCAGTGAACTGACGCTCGCGAGTGCGGCGGAAAAATATCACCCCGATTTTGACCAGATTGGCGATGAAATCTCGTCGATGGTGAAACGCGGCGACCTGCTGAAGGTATCGGCCGGGGGCGAACCCCTGCTGGTTGCCCGCTCGACCTGGGAGATGGAGAAAGCCATTTTGCGGGTCGTGGATGAGGGGAAAAACACGCAGCAGCCGTTACTCGACCAGGTGCCTTCGGCAGTGCTTAACGGGCTGACGGGGGGACAAAAACAGGCGACGTCGCTGGTTCTCGGCAGTACTGACCAGTTTACCGGTATTCAGGGGTATGCCGGCGTGGGGAAAACCACGCAGATGAAAGCAGTGGTGGCCGCCCTGGAGACGCTGCCGGCCGATGCGCGGCCTGCGCTGACGGGACTGGCCCCGACGCATCAGGCCGTGAAAGAGATGAGCGACGTGGGTGTGCGTGCCCAGACCATTAAATCCTTTATTGTTGAGCATGACCAGGCCACGGCGGCCGGTGAGAAACCTGACTACAAGAGTCAGGTCTTCCTGATTGATGAATCCTCAATGGCCGGAAACCAGGACACGGCGGCGCTTTTCCAGGCCATTGCCGCCGGTGGTGGTCGTGCCGTCTCGATGGGCGACATTGACCAGTTTGAAGCCGTCGACTCCGGTGCGCCCTTTAAGCTGATGCAGGAGCGCAGCCCGATGGATGTCGCGATTATGAAAGAGATTGTGCGTCAGAAAGATGTGCAGCTGCGCGGGGCGGTTCACGACATCATCGACAACCGTATCGATGCTGCCCTGAAACGCATTGAGGCGCAGCCGGTTGACCGCGTGGCCCGCGAAGCGGATGCGACCCCGCCCGACAGTGCATTCCACGAAACGGAGACCCCGGTGGACGATATTGTGCGTGACTGGACGGGGCGCTCCCCCGAGGCGCGTGCCCGGACGCTCATCATCACGCAGCTCAACGCTGACCGCCAGTCGGTGAACGCCGGTATCCACAGGCAGCTGCGTGAGCGCGGTGAGCTGGGGAACATCGCCATCACCGTTCCGGTACTCGATAAAATCACCCACACGCGTCACGAGTTTAATAAAACGCAGGCCTGGACGGCAGGCATGGTGGTGAAACGGGGCGACCGCTACCAGGACGTTCTGGCCGTGGACCGCAACGGCAACACGGTCACCGTGCGCAATGAGGAGGGGAAAATCGGACTGTACTCGCCGAGGGAGCTGATTACCGGGGACGTGCAGCTGTTTAAGCGCAACCAGATAGAAGTGCGGCAGGGCGACCTGCTGCGCTTCACGGCCACCGACCGCGAGCAGGGGCAGACGGCGAACCAGCGCTTTACCGTCGAGTCCGTCAGCGAGAAAGGGGACATTCGCCTGCGCGGGGAAAAAGGGATGGTCACCATCAATCCGGACAGCGTCCGGGCGCAGCAGCATCTGGACTACGGCTGGGCCGTGACGGGCTACGGTGCGCAGGGGACGAGCACGGATTACGTTATCTCCCTGGAGGGAACAGAGGAAGGGCGCAAGGCGCTGGCCACGCGGCGGGCGTTTTATATTTCGGCTTCGCGTGCCAAAGAGCATGTTCAGATCTACACCGACGGCAAAGCAGACTGGACGAAAGCGGTGACCCGGCCTGAGCGCGACATCAAGACCGCGCATGATGCCCTTCACCCTGAAACCCAGCGCCAGCAGGCGAGGGCCATCTGGGCAATGGGGCAGCCTGTGAGTAAAACGGCGATTGGCCGGGCCTGGGTCCGTCATCAGGGCATGCAGGACACCTCCCTGACGGCGAAGATTATTCCCGCAACACGCCGTTTTCCAGAGCCGGCGCTGGCGCTCCCGGTTTATGACAATAACGGGAAAAGTGCGGGTCTGGCCCTGGTCTCTCTGGTCTCCAGCCCGGAGGGGCGACTGACGCAGGGTGACACCCGGATGGTCATGACCGAAAGAGCACGCGGGGCGGTGCTTCAGCGCAGTCAGTCCGGTCATACCCATGTCGTCAGTGACCTCGGTGCCGCGCTCGAGGCGGTAAAAGCGAATCCGAAAGACGGCGTGGTGTGGCAGACGGGCGAAGAATCACCCTCATCACATCTCATAAAAGTGACCGGCGGTGAACGACAGGATGCGGAAGAGAGAGCGGCCATCAACGTCAGCCGGCGCGAAACGGACATTGTGCTGCCGGAAACTGAAAAACAGAAGCCGGAACAGGCCATGTCAGCAGACACCGAAAAAGCCCGTGAACAGGAGGCATTGCGCAGGATTGCTGAAGAAACTCTGCAAATTAAACCTGAGTTCACAGGCACTGAAGCAAGTCAAGAAAGCAACGAACCTGACCGATCTACACTCAAAAACATTGCCAGCTCTGAAGACATTGCGGCCAGTGATGCCGCGCGAAGACATTCTGAAAAGGCTGAGATTGTGCAGGACAGAACGCCTGAAGAGCGTGCCGGCGCATCGAGAGTTGTCAGCGAACTGGCGAACAGCGAGCGGGATATTGTTCGCCAGCCAGAGCCTGCAGAGCGCGGCCGTATGCCGGAGCGTGATGAACAGACCCTGACCCATACCATCCAGAAAGAACGCTAAACCTTCCTATACTGACCTGAGAATTTCCTATGAAACCGACAGCATTAAGCTCTTTATTAGTTACAACATACATATTTTTTGTTTCGACTGCACACGCCTCGACCCCTGCGGTCGTATTCAGTCCCGAGCAGGAGGCGCGTATTGGCGAAATCGCTGCAGAGTACCTGACTGCGCATCCGGACATCCTGGTCACGGTGAGTATGAAATTGCAGGAACAAAAACGGGAACGGGAGCAGCTGAAGTTCGCCGTCCGCGTGATGGATAACCAGGCGGCCCTGCTGAACGATCCGGATACGCCATCTTCTGGCCCGGCTAACGCGGGCGTGGCGGTGATTGAATTCTTTGATTATCAGTGTGTGTTCTGCAGCAAAATGGCCCCGGAAATGGAGGCCGTCATGAAATCCCGCCCGGACGTGCGCTACTTCTTCAAAGAATGGCCTATTTTTGGGGAGCGCTGGGAAAATTCAACTAAAGCCGCAGGGTATGGCCTGTCTGTCTGGAAACAAAAGGGGGCTGAGGCTTATGTGACATACCACAATGCCGTCTATGCCACCGGACACGATGAAGGGAAACTGACCGGACAGGATATTGTGCAGGCCGCGGGTCTGGCCGGCTTTACGGGGCCGGTGAGGGATGATTTTTCACCGCTTCTTGCCCGTAATGATGCGCTGGCCAGAGCGCTCGGTCTGACCGGAACCCCCGGCATCATTGTCATGCCCGTGAAAGGCGCGACGCCCAAAAATATCACCGTATTCCCTGAATATGTTCCGGCAGCGTCACTGGAAGCCGCTATCCAGAAAGCTTCTACCGCGCACTGACTGACACCCCGGTGAGCGGGTTCCCGCCAGAATCCGCTCAGAACTGGCTTCAGTGCGTTCCTGCCTGACTTACCCTCTGCACTTTTACGCTTCCTCAAACAGCCGGACGGTCTGTTTTGCGGCGAGCGTTGCGAAATAGCCCATTTCCAGACTTATTCTTTCGTGGCTGATGTCTTTCTGCACGCGATATACGCGATCCTGATCCGTTTAGCACGCTATTCGGGATCATTACGTATGGAAAAGTCATGTGTGAAAAGGTAAACTTCAGGGGTTTACGGGAGCCTTGTGGTGGGGCTGACCGTTGATTTAGTTTTGTGACCTGACTCAAATTTATATTTGACTGCTTTGTGGTGAGGCAGAGAGGTGGCAGAACAATTTTCGGGAGAAATGCGGACTTCCGAAAACAGGAACACGGATGGGGCGTGTCCATAACGACGCTCAGGAGCAGGTGACAGCCTTTTGCTGAACCC from Enterobacter sp. 638 includes the following:
- the traI gene encoding conjugative transfer relaxase/helicase TraI, whose translation is MMSVAPVASAGGAAGYYSNADNYYFLGNLQSLWLGEGAKALGLEGSVRGDDLTAVLEGRLPDGSRLGKEINGNHVHRPGHDLTFSAPKSVSILGLIGGDKAMVEAHNHAVRVAAGYVEKLISARDTKDGVTSIVHTDKMVAAAFTHDTSRNLDPQLHTHLLIANMTEQDGKWKALATDYIHNAGFIETVMKMQVTLGKIYRSALRQHVEALGHEVEEVGKHGMWEIKGVPEDVRDEFSSRGREIQGAIGAEATLRSRDVAAKDTRQAKVDPSRLRLMDRWLNQMKDKGYDLKAYQESVVPRDAGPREAAMPPERVPPAATVRTVPESLTPEKTPLTVKAPEPQDVSPERETANNQTEAQSTDTLSQPVHAGPGKMPSTGTSLREPQLHTDAPLPELAEAVRLAISQLSDSKTRFTFGELMLTAAELSDTLPDMNQVRQAIDVSLKEGMIVPLDSEKGVFTSRIHLLDELSIQALSQEHLKSTAVVSFTRPEQYAPPALSVVEKDALVLMNAPSGVAGIRDLTAQLTGISLAQGRDVQVLASSAERALSLEKSDALRDRLVSRQHVLSGDFHLKPQSTLIIEGAERLGLKETLVLLGEARAQDAQLVFLDSAGRQANGNAMSVLESAGIARSRRTEPAPGLEAEVVSITNKRDRYEALAIRYADLSGGAENVTAVVVGKREQTHLTGLIRDALQNAGQLAREGVEIEARQPVWLDTKTRRMSGSYRPGMVLEDRSDKKERHSYVIDRVHEDTRMLSLIDGDGVLTRMKISEVTADWRLYNRETLSVATGERLMSVAGDREHNLKAKDRLEVTQISEKGIEVKRGDDILMLPKDQPLYVTHAYVSAPGGRDNDAGVVLAALNSRDISTQTMNSLAQSGHRAEVFTAEDQDRAEARLQRMKTNASPVQLVRSLSGKEDVSEAVGRLHDSVRTEAGLAVWRAINDQRHVTFSELTLASAAEKYHPDFDQIGDEISSMVKRGDLLKVSAGGEPLLVARSTWEMEKAILRVVDEGKNTQQPLLDQVPSAVLNGLTGGQKQATSLVLGSTDQFTGIQGYAGVGKTTQMKAVVAALETLPADARPALTGLAPTHQAVKEMSDVGVRAQTIKSFIVEHDQATAAGEKPDYKSQVFLIDESSMAGNQDTAALFQAIAAGGGRAVSMGDIDQFEAVDSGAPFKLMQERSPMDVAIMKEIVRQKDVQLRGAVHDIIDNRIDAALKRIEAQPVDRVAREADATPPDSAFHETETPVDDIVRDWTGRSPEARARTLIITQLNADRQSVNAGIHRQLRERGELGNIAITVPVLDKITHTRHEFNKTQAWTAGMVVKRGDRYQDVLAVDRNGNTVTVRNEEGKIGLYSPRELITGDVQLFKRNQIEVRQGDLLRFTATDREQGQTANQRFTVESVSEKGDIRLRGEKGMVTINPDSVRAQQHLDYGWAVTGYGAQGTSTDYVISLEGTEEGRKALATRRAFYISASRAKEHVQIYTDGKADWTKAVTRPERDIKTAHDALHPETQRQQARAIWAMGQPVSKTAIGRAWVRHQGMQDTSLTAKIIPATRRFPEPALALPVYDNNGKSAGLALVSLVSSPEGRLTQGDTRMVMTERARGAVLQRSQSGHTHVVSDLGAALEAVKANPKDGVVWQTGEESPSSHLIKVTGGERQDAEERAAINVSRRETDIVLPETEKQKPEQAMSADTEKAREQEALRRIAEETLQIKPEFTGTEASQESNEPDRSTLKNIASSEDIAASDAARRHSEKAEIVQDRTPEERAGASRVVSELANSERDIVRQPEPAERGRMPERDEQTLTHTIQKER
- a CDS encoding DsbA family protein, producing MKPTALSSLLVTTYIFFVSTAHASTPAVVFSPEQEARIGEIAAEYLTAHPDILVTVSMKLQEQKREREQLKFAVRVMDNQAALLNDPDTPSSGPANAGVAVIEFFDYQCVFCSKMAPEMEAVMKSRPDVRYFFKEWPIFGERWENSTKAAGYGLSVWKQKGAEAYVTYHNAVYATGHDEGKLTGQDIVQAAGLAGFTGPVRDDFSPLLARNDALARALGLTGTPGIIVMPVKGATPKNITVFPEYVPAASLEAAIQKASTAH
- the traD gene encoding type IV conjugative transfer system coupling protein TraD, producing the protein MSFAGKNLTQGGQMTAYRWRMFLQVNNWIGFWIFILFAVLASAIFFWRIPQETLDNGSLWWFAWMNSSFIDLMPASAPKLYDIHYWYAPTQTPMVLKMTLAQIFTDPYMTAMGDQVLSELQWAGLASGVFSMAVFLAVTWYIVGIGRRESEDEYLSGMTLTDKAADVNQLLRRNGELSDLRVGDLHMVRMAEVMNFLMHGTIGVGKSTLIRWLLDYIRKRGDRAIIYDSGCTFTETHYNPDTDFILNAHDDRCANWQLWGECVDAVDYDNMASSLIPVEGESDPFWVSSSRTIFADLAIRMSVDPDRSIEKFLKTLLSLSMKSLREYLANTPSANLVEEKIEKTAISIRSVVTNYAKSLRYLQGLDDGVKPPFTIREWMTKEEHDSSWLFISTQARHRKSVRPLISLWVSLATMMLQSMGENSDRRVWFIYDEIPSLQRIPELAETLAEARKFGGCFVLGMQNMAQLVHVYGRELAKSIFDLMNTRMYGRSPSAEMAKVVEEELGNQRKRKIREQNSYGLDQVRDGVSLGKDEVNNPIVDYEQVMRLPNLNFYVRLPGEYPVVRLKLKYREQKKHHPGLIERNIHDALSPELEKVIQANERAASVAGLAFPTGDEVLEKGSNSETATTINTPATVRQTPVVAKPVTASAISQKPAPAVTAVNKPDEPVLPVKHSPVTPPATEPEKNNLVSLHSIRQTAPSPDSGLPVAETPSEHAVSSAPSEAAASVVPSVALPAALQSLRNRPVSPEPAPTSALGMLQKARQRPVNTESDQQGEDNAGGESMNLEMHVSERADGGLSITTAGHPPEPEHAAETHRVSRQLAQEEENILRHREPDDPGYSDYDQHYDDREPDL